The genomic DNA CCCAATCAAGTGAAAAAGGCTTATGGGGTAGAGTCGCTTGAATTTGGATCTACTTATATATTACCTAAACCAATAGACCCTCGACTTATAACAACTGTTTCTCCAGCTGTAGCACAGGCTGCCATATCATCAGGAGTAGCAAAAAAACATATAGGTGACTGGGAAGCTTATAAAGAATCTCTCAAACAATATATTGAATAAGTCTAATATAGAAAGGAGCATGCTGGCTGGCAGTATAATTTCATCTAGCTGCTCCTAACTTAACCTGTTTTTATTATCAAATTATTTACTCTTTATATTAATTAATCCAGGTTGTTAGATAAGAAAAGTTTTGTTGATTTGAAAAGCTAACAAAAACAAAAGTATTTTGATCAGAAAGCCTTGGAAGGTAACAGCATGAATCTTCCTTAAGAAAAGACCTTTAATACCACTAATGCTGATTTCTATCACTTCGCATACGCTCTTTGAGATAAGCCAGACAAGGTATATTCTTTCGATGAGCATTCGCTTTACGCTGAGAATAAAGTTTAATCCTATCACCAGCCAACATATCTTCTAGCAGGTAGTTGGTATAAGCCGAGTCAGCATATAATACACTACCAGCAGACATAGCAAAAGCAGTTGATGCAACCTTTTAACATCTGCTTGGCTGGCAGCCATTATTAGATGTAATAGTTACAATAAATTGTCATTACCTTGAAAATTTGTTTTTGATGAATGGAGTTACTATAATGACAGACTACATGCACAGTATCTATTTAAAATAGTACTGTAAATCTAAATAGATAAGCTAGTTTGCTAGATAAACTTTATTCATTAGTATGATAGATATAGCCATTTTTGTTCTCTTCTTACTTGCCAATCTTGCTATAGGTATTTTTTACCGTGGTAAATCGAAGTCCTTTCAAGAATATAGCATTGGCGATAAAAAATTTTCTACAGCTACCCTAACTGCTACTATGGTAGCTACTTGGGCTTCAGGAGGATATTTATTTAATTCTTTGGAGGAAAACTATGCTAGTGGTTTAACGTTTATCTTGCCAGCCGTGTTAGGAAGTGCCTTAGGTCTACTTATTGTTGGTTATATTATAGGGCCACGATTAGCACCCTTTTTAAATAATGTTTCTATGGCTGATGCTATGGGAAGTATATATGGTAAATCTATACAAGTTATTTTTGCTATTAGTAGTGTTTTAAGTAGCATAGGTTTAATAGCTATTCAATTTAAAGTAATTTCTAGGATTCTACCTATTCTTTTTGATTATAAAGGCCCTGAACTTACTATTATAGCTGCTATGATTATTACTGTTTATGCGGCTTTTGGTGGAGTTAAAGCTGTTACTTTTACAGATGTAGTGCAGTTTATTACTTTTGGAACATTACTTCCTGTTTTGGCGCTTGCTGTTTGGCATCACATACCCAATCCGAAACAAATCACTGATGTTTTGGTTCATAGTCCTAATTTTAATTTTAGCAATGTAATAGGTTGGAATTCTAAGTTTGTAGATGCGTTAATTTTAATGTATTATTTTATGTCTCCTACTATACCACCTATACTTTTTCAACGTTTATTAATGTCCCGGAATGTTACTCAAATGAAACGTTCAATTACCTATACAACAGGTATCATGCTGTTAATAGACCTACTTATCATATGGATAACCATATTAATTTTAGCAGATAACGCAAATCTTCAAAGTTCCAAAATTATTCAATATATAGTAGATACATATATGTATCCAGGACTAAAAGGTTTATTTGGAGTAGGTGTTATTGCATTAGCTATGTCTACTGCAGATTCTGCTTTGAATGCCAGTTCAGTAATTGTTACTAATGATATCTTACCACCATTAGGAATTACTAAGAAACCTTTGGTGTCTACAGCTTCTTTAGCAACTTTAGTTATAGGTGGGTTAGGATTATTATTGTCCTTATCTATCCAAAATATTTTAAAAATACTTCTGTTTTCTGCTAACTTTTATATGCCTTTAGTAGATGTGCCTGTACTACTAACTGTTTTTGGATTTAGGACAAGTAAACGATCTATGTTGATTGGGATTACAGCAGGCTTTGTAACAACTGCCTTTCTAATGATTTTCTTCAAGGATGTTAATAGCTTTGTTCCAGGTACACTTGCCAACTTAATCTTCTTGCTAGGTAGTCATTATCTTTTAGAAGAGCCAGGAGGATGGAGAAAAATAGAAAAAATAGAGCCGCTTGATATACGACAAGCATATCCTAAAACGTGGAAAGATAAGCTAATAGCATTTAGAAATATTAGGCTAGTTGTTTATCTAGAAAAGAGTCTTCCTAATAAAGAGTATTATTATCCCTTATTTGCATTCTATCTGCTTACAGCTACCTATGTATCTTTATATAATGTTCCTCATGGTATAGAAAAAGAGTACCTAGTTATATACAGAACTATTCAATATTCAATTCTTATTATTGCTACTAGCTTGTTCTCTTTTCATATTTGGCCTACAACTTTAAAAAACAAAACTTTTTTAAGCTGGTTATGGTCCTTTATTGTTTTTTATAGCTTGTTTTTTGTGGGGGGTATATTAGTAATCTTAAGTAAATTTCAGTCAGATCAAGTATTAATATTCATGCTAAACTTGGTTATGGCTGTATTGTTGCTGTATTGGCCTGTGGCTATTACATTGGCACTAAGCGGCGTAGTTGCCGCTGTCTTACTATTCAAATGGGGTTTACACTCTCATTTAGTTGCTGGTGGATTGTCACAAATTTCCTTCCGATTAGGCTATGGAGTACTGCTATTTAGCAGTTTCCTAATTGCTTTATTTAGATATAAACAGGCCCATGCTAAGTTAACAGCACGCCAGCAGCTTTTAGAAAAAATCAACCAAGAAACCAATACGCGTTTATTAAAAGCATTACAATATAGAGAAGAGTTACTAGAAGAGTTGAAGCCGGACGAAGTAGCTCTATTTGATAGTACTACTGCTAGCTATATTAATCAAGTTATATATAGGGTAAGAAATTACTTACGTTTAGAAGTAAGTGAAGCTACTTGCCAAAAGCTTATAGAGGAAATGATGGCTACCCTGGAGCTACAAGAGTTAAAAGTGCTCCCTAAAATCATAAAAGAAACTAAACATACCAGTTTACAAGGAGATATAGATAAGATTTTAAAGTTGCTTGTAAATGCTGCCTTTTACTTACAAAGGTATCAGAAATCTAATCAACCTATACTGTTAGGTTTAGAAGATGCTACTTTAGGTTATGAAGTATCCTATATAAAAGATTATATAAAGGAAATAGATGCTTTAAAGATAATTTTTACAACAGACAGCAAGCTGCCTGTCACTCCAGAATTGTATAAAATTATTCCTGATAAGCCAGTCATGTATTT from Candidatus Amoebophilus asiaticus 5a2 includes the following:
- a CDS encoding sodium:solute symporter family transporter translates to MIDIAIFVLFLLANLAIGIFYRGKSKSFQEYSIGDKKFSTATLTATMVATWASGGYLFNSLEENYASGLTFILPAVLGSALGLLIVGYIIGPRLAPFLNNVSMADAMGSIYGKSIQVIFAISSVLSSIGLIAIQFKVISRILPILFDYKGPELTIIAAMIITVYAAFGGVKAVTFTDVVQFITFGTLLPVLALAVWHHIPNPKQITDVLVHSPNFNFSNVIGWNSKFVDALILMYYFMSPTIPPILFQRLLMSRNVTQMKRSITYTTGIMLLIDLLIIWITILILADNANLQSSKIIQYIVDTYMYPGLKGLFGVGVIALAMSTADSALNASSVIVTNDILPPLGITKKPLVSTASLATLVIGGLGLLLSLSIQNILKILLFSANFYMPLVDVPVLLTVFGFRTSKRSMLIGITAGFVTTAFLMIFFKDVNSFVPGTLANLIFLLGSHYLLEEPGGWRKIEKIEPLDIRQAYPKTWKDKLIAFRNIRLVVYLEKSLPNKEYYYPLFAFYLLTATYVSLYNVPHGIEKEYLVIYRTIQYSILIIATSLFSFHIWPTTLKNKTFLSWLWSFIVFYSLFFVGGILVILSKFQSDQVLIFMLNLVMAVLLLYWPVAITLALSGVVAAVLLFKWGLHSHLVAGGLSQISFRLGYGVLLFSSFLIALFRYKQAHAKLTARQQLLEKINQETNTRLLKALQYREELLEELKPDEVALFDSTTASYINQVIYRVRNYLRLEVSEATCQKLIEEMMATLELQELKVLPKIIKETKHTSLQGDIDKILKLLVNAAFYLQRYQKSNQPILLGLEDATLGYEVSYIKDYIKEIDALKIIFTTDSKLPVTPELYKIIPDKPVMYLPHSEEDLNLTENARIIDAHYGYFEVLSLPTGYTHIYVLPVNVREVRGKVMELIRKPVAADPEELAHPFSIQVEKELFEKLEGTKVDKYTITKALDLIKRYHSGVKRKSGEPFFTHPIAVALIVLQYSQDQDAIIAALLHDTVEDTSISLSQLEATFGTTVAFLVRKATNLEDKLKRISLADYENIQRLTYYEDSRAALVKLADRLHNMRTVKGHSSLTKQKNIASETLNFFVPLANYLKLTDIAQELEKLSLEVLAKKG